A single genomic interval of Nostoc commune NIES-4072 harbors:
- a CDS encoding S1C family serine protease, with protein sequence MANTTLTNIAAELTEVAAKLRERTVKVKSGSLGVGSGVIWQADGLIITNAHVATSNRATVELADGRVFDAVRTQFDPQQDLAALKIVATNLTAATIGNSEALRVGELVLAVGNPFADSGAVTTGIIHANNPRAVMADLQLYPGNSGGPLADCQGRVVGINTMIVNGLAVAVPSNTVERFLQGNSRPQLGVTLQPVLLSRRSLGLLVLSILPNSAAETAGVQIGDVLIGVSERLFTSMNDLTKYLYDSKGSVPLKLLRSGKQFVIYVEVQSGKTAVEAT encoded by the coding sequence ATGGCAAACACAACATTAACTAACATCGCTGCTGAATTAACAGAGGTAGCTGCTAAACTACGCGAGCGCACTGTTAAAGTGAAGAGCGGTTCTCTAGGAGTCGGTTCTGGTGTAATTTGGCAAGCTGACGGACTAATTATTACTAATGCCCATGTTGCAACCAGCAACCGCGCAACTGTGGAATTGGCAGATGGAAGGGTATTTGATGCAGTGCGTACACAATTTGATCCGCAGCAGGATTTAGCAGCCCTGAAAATTGTCGCCACTAATTTAACTGCTGCAACCATTGGTAATTCTGAAGCGTTACGAGTCGGTGAATTAGTTTTAGCGGTGGGTAATCCCTTTGCTGACAGTGGTGCTGTGACAACTGGAATTATCCATGCAAATAATCCACGGGCTGTTATGGCAGATTTGCAGCTATATCCTGGAAACTCTGGGGGGCCACTTGCCGATTGTCAAGGCCGAGTCGTGGGAATTAATACGATGATTGTTAATGGTTTGGCTGTAGCAGTTCCCAGCAACACCGTTGAGCGTTTTTTACAGGGAAATAGCCGTCCGCAACTGGGAGTTACACTGCAACCTGTGCTTTTAAGTAGACGTAGCTTGGGTTTATTGGTGTTGTCAATTCTACCTAACAGTGCGGCGGAAACTGCTGGTGTACAAATCGGCGATGTTTTAATTGGAGTTTCGGAGCGATTATTCACTAGCATGAATGATTTAACTAAATATCTCTATGACAGTAAAGGATCTGTACCACTAAAACTCCTACGCAGTGGGAAGCAATTCGTGATTTATGTTGAGGTGCAGTCTGGTAAAACTGCTGTGGAGGCGACATGA
- a CDS encoding response regulator transcription factor, whose product MVVATSPVVRAGLSAVVTTNPRLTVVGSASDLDVLAREVGQLQPDIVLVDLSGNLQQSVWEKLLVIQEQQYPLGMIVIVEELDSIDLETGLRSGIRGILPSTSTESEIVAAVEAIAFGLVVLHPDAIELLSIREKMVANPVQTLTPREIEVLGMLGSGLGNKAIAKSLHISEHTVKFHLSSIFQKLSVSSRTEAVAVGVRLGLIML is encoded by the coding sequence ATGGTAGTTGCCACTTCCCCTGTAGTACGGGCAGGGTTATCAGCTGTAGTAACTACCAATCCTCGGCTAACGGTTGTGGGTAGTGCATCGGATTTGGATGTATTGGCTAGGGAAGTTGGGCAATTACAACCAGATATAGTACTAGTAGATTTGAGTGGCAATCTTCAACAATCAGTGTGGGAAAAATTGCTGGTTATTCAAGAACAGCAATATCCATTAGGAATGATCGTCATTGTTGAGGAACTTGACAGCATTGATTTAGAGACGGGGTTACGTTCTGGTATCCGGGGGATATTGCCCAGTACTAGCACAGAGTCAGAAATTGTTGCTGCTGTGGAGGCGATCGCTTTTGGTTTGGTGGTGTTGCACCCGGATGCTATAGAATTACTGTCTATCCGAGAAAAAATGGTAGCGAATCCCGTACAAACCTTGACACCACGCGAGATAGAGGTTTTAGGTATGCTTGGTTCTGGGTTGGGCAATAAAGCGATCGCTAAAAGCTTGCACATTTCCGAGCATACCGTCAAATTTCATCTCTCATCCATTTTTCAAAAGCTCAGTGTCTCCAGCCGTACCGAGGCTGTTGCTGTGGGTGTGCGACTGGGTTTAATTATGCTGTAA
- a CDS encoding glycosyltransferase family 4 protein encodes MNILMLSSTFPYPPTRGGTQVRTFHLLKYLSQRHNITLVTQRESDVTEAEVSGLRDCVDHLAIFERPPDSQTTGILKKIQRFGKFLQQGTPPSVLNRYSVEMQTWIDNWVEAGKCDVITCEHSVNEIYVRSHFPKQLKTIVNIHSSVYATCRNQLATGISENSLRDKINLPLLRRYEQNYCAKFSAIVATTEEDKIQLQEFNPNSEITVIPNGVDLVSFPNRTTDPGGHRLIFIGAMDNLANIDAVCFFSNEVLPEIQKLYPDTTFDIVGSHPVPEVLALAQKPGINVIGRVPSMVEYLHQSTICVVPMRTGFGIKNKTLEAMAAGVPIVASDRGLEGLAVDGASHPLRAFRANKPAEYITAISQLFEHPYLRSELSHKGRQLVETEFTWDIAGKSYEQVCLKRD; translated from the coding sequence ATGAACATTTTAATGCTCTCTTCCACCTTTCCCTACCCACCAACGCGCGGGGGAACCCAAGTCAGGACATTTCATTTACTTAAATACCTCAGTCAACGCCATAATATTACCCTAGTGACTCAACGCGAGAGCGATGTTACAGAGGCAGAAGTATCAGGATTACGCGATTGTGTGGATCATCTAGCCATTTTTGAACGCCCGCCAGATTCTCAAACCACCGGAATATTGAAGAAAATACAGCGATTTGGTAAGTTTTTGCAACAGGGAACACCACCAAGTGTACTCAACCGCTACTCAGTTGAAATGCAAACATGGATTGATAACTGGGTGGAAGCAGGGAAATGTGATGTAATTACCTGCGAACATAGTGTCAATGAAATTTATGTACGTTCGCACTTTCCCAAACAACTAAAAACTATAGTTAATATTCATAGTTCAGTTTACGCTACTTGTCGAAACCAACTAGCAACGGGCATTTCTGAAAATTCCCTCAGAGACAAAATCAATCTGCCACTTTTGCGGCGTTATGAGCAAAACTACTGTGCTAAGTTTTCGGCAATTGTGGCAACAACAGAAGAAGATAAAATTCAACTACAAGAGTTCAACCCCAATAGTGAAATTACAGTTATTCCTAATGGCGTAGATTTAGTTTCTTTCCCCAACCGTACCACCGATCCAGGTGGACACCGTTTAATTTTCATCGGTGCAATGGATAATTTAGCAAATATTGATGCTGTCTGCTTTTTCAGCAACGAAGTTTTGCCAGAAATCCAAAAATTGTATCCTGATACAACTTTCGATATTGTCGGTTCTCATCCGGTGCCAGAAGTTTTAGCACTTGCTCAAAAACCAGGAATTAATGTAATTGGGCGTGTACCTTCGATGGTAGAATATTTACATCAATCTACCATCTGCGTTGTACCGATGCGGACTGGGTTTGGCATTAAAAATAAAACTTTAGAGGCAATGGCAGCTGGTGTACCGATAGTAGCTAGCGATCGCGGCTTAGAAGGATTAGCCGTAGATGGTGCTAGTCATCCATTGCGGGCATTCCGAGCAAATAAACCGGCAGAGTACATCACCGCTATTAGTCAACTTTTTGAGCATCCATATCTGCGTTCAGAATTGTCTCACAAAGGCAGACAACTGGTAGAAACAGAATTCACTTGGGATATTGCTGGTAAAAGTTATGAACAAGTGTGTCTTAAAAGAGATTAA
- a CDS encoding MFS transporter, with amino-acid sequence MNFTIGTKNNSRAIFVLFLTVFIDLLGFGIILPILPLYAEQFGAKPNEATLLVAIYSLMQFLFAPLWGKFSDRYGRRPILLLTLFGSVIAYAGLGFANSLWILFIARSLAGIMAGNIATAQAYIADITTPVNRARGMGIIGAAFGLGFILGPAIGGILIGSDRDNANFHLPSLFAAGLSLLALLCALILLPESLNSETKAKIRAHRYRQRRLNLLQLSQRPQFCLLAGIYFFVTFAVASMDSTLALWSKQQLNWGPQQTSYLFAFMGIVSTIIQGGLIGFLKKYFGEIKLLILGILGLGSGLLLIGFSQSLILLLVATTLVAWGISVSQPILNSMISQMTAPEEQGQILGIASSCSALARIAGPTWAGLSFMKFGSSAPFLSGFLVMLIALTLSLRVTKSASEPNTEHIA; translated from the coding sequence ATGAATTTTACTATAGGGACTAAAAATAATAGCAGGGCTATATTCGTCTTATTTTTGACTGTATTTATAGACTTGCTCGGCTTCGGAATTATCCTGCCGATACTGCCTTTGTATGCTGAACAATTCGGCGCAAAACCTAATGAAGCGACACTACTTGTAGCTATTTATTCTTTAATGCAGTTCTTATTTGCACCATTATGGGGTAAATTTAGCGATCGCTACGGTCGCCGTCCGATTTTATTACTTACTTTATTCGGTTCTGTAATTGCATACGCTGGGTTAGGTTTTGCCAACTCATTATGGATTTTATTTATTGCTCGTAGTCTTGCCGGGATTATGGCAGGCAATATTGCTACTGCTCAAGCGTACATAGCGGATATTACCACGCCAGTTAATCGAGCTCGTGGCATGGGCATAATCGGAGCAGCTTTTGGTCTTGGCTTTATTCTCGGCCCAGCTATTGGAGGTATTCTGATCGGGTCTGATCGGGACAACGCTAACTTCCATCTACCATCATTGTTCGCAGCCGGATTATCTTTATTGGCATTGCTTTGTGCTTTGATATTACTTCCAGAATCTTTGAATTCTGAGACTAAAGCCAAAATCCGAGCTCATCGCTACCGTCAGCGACGACTGAACTTGCTACAACTGTCACAACGTCCACAGTTTTGCTTACTTGCTGGCATCTACTTTTTTGTTACCTTTGCTGTTGCGTCTATGGACTCTACATTAGCTTTATGGTCTAAGCAGCAATTAAACTGGGGCCCTCAACAGACTAGTTATCTTTTTGCTTTCATGGGGATTGTCAGCACAATCATTCAAGGAGGACTAATCGGATTCCTCAAAAAATACTTCGGTGAAATAAAGTTACTTATTTTGGGGATATTAGGGTTAGGTTCAGGATTACTGTTAATTGGATTCTCACAAAGCTTAATTTTATTGTTGGTCGCCACCACGCTTGTAGCATGGGGAATTAGTGTTAGCCAACCAATATTGAACAGCATGATTTCCCAAATGACAGCCCCAGAAGAACAAGGACAAATATTAGGTATTGCTAGTTCTTGCTCTGCGTTGGCAAGAATTGCTGGCCCAACCTGGGCAGGGCTAAGTTTTATGAAATTTGGGAGTTCTGCTCCTTTTTTGAGCGGATTTTTAGTAATGCTAATAGCTTTGACTCTTAGTTTGCGAGTAACAAAAAGTGCATCTGAACCAAACACAGAACATATCGCCTGA
- a CDS encoding deoxyribodipyrimidine photo-lyase, 8-HDF type has product MSDLILFWHRRDLRISDNTGLAAAKQQSPKVVGVFCLDPNILERDDVAPVKVTYMIGCLQKLQERYAQVGSQLLILHANPVQAIPALAEAMNAKAVFWNWDVEPYSQERDRTVINALKEKGIQFLNQNWDQILNSPEQLRTGSNQPYTVYTPFWKNWITKPKANPVETLQNVEGLTEAEQEIAKLAGALTLPSAKDLGFVWDGELIISPGEVAAQERLEEFTAIAITEYQEQRNFPAVDGTSQLSAALKFGVIGIRTVWQATIEALENSRSEETAVNIRTWQQELAWREFYQHAMYNFPELANGAFRDTFKNFPWQTNEEHFQAWCEGRTGYPIVDAAMRQMNESGWMHNRCRMIVASFLTKDLLINPQLGEKYFMQRLIDGDLSANNGGWQWSASSGMDPKPVRIFNPASQTQKFDPEGEYIRQWVSELRSVDTEYLVTGKIPSLERHAVGYPEPIVDHKIQQQQFKLRYQQQKIVSSGD; this is encoded by the coding sequence ATGTCTGACTTAATTCTGTTTTGGCATCGGCGCGATTTACGCATTTCTGACAATACGGGACTGGCTGCGGCAAAACAACAGAGTCCGAAAGTGGTGGGTGTGTTTTGTCTCGATCCGAATATTCTGGAACGGGATGATGTTGCTCCTGTGAAAGTAACTTATATGATTGGCTGTTTGCAGAAACTCCAAGAGCGATATGCTCAAGTTGGTAGCCAGTTGTTAATACTCCACGCCAATCCTGTACAAGCGATACCAGCTTTAGCAGAAGCAATGAATGCCAAAGCTGTTTTTTGGAATTGGGATGTAGAACCTTATTCGCAAGAACGCGATCGCACCGTTATAAATGCCCTCAAAGAAAAAGGCATTCAGTTTCTTAACCAAAACTGGGATCAAATCCTTAATTCCCCAGAGCAATTACGTACCGGTAGCAATCAACCTTATACAGTTTACACCCCTTTTTGGAAAAATTGGATTACCAAACCGAAAGCGAACCCAGTAGAAACTCTGCAAAATGTTGAGGGTTTAACAGAAGCTGAACAGGAAATTGCTAAACTTGCAGGAGCCTTAACGCTACCTTCAGCCAAAGATTTAGGATTTGTTTGGGATGGAGAATTAATTATTTCACCGGGAGAGGTAGCGGCGCAAGAACGGCTAGAAGAATTTACGGCTATTGCGATTACTGAATACCAAGAACAACGAAATTTCCCCGCAGTGGATGGAACATCGCAACTGAGTGCAGCTTTAAAATTTGGTGTAATTGGCATTCGCACTGTTTGGCAAGCCACCATAGAAGCACTAGAAAACAGCCGCAGTGAAGAAACAGCAGTTAATATTCGCACATGGCAACAAGAATTAGCTTGGCGGGAGTTTTATCAACATGCAATGTATAACTTCCCCGAATTAGCTAATGGTGCTTTCCGTGACACCTTTAAAAACTTTCCTTGGCAAACTAACGAAGAACATTTCCAAGCTTGGTGCGAAGGGAGAACTGGCTACCCTATTGTGGATGCAGCAATGCGCCAGATGAATGAAAGTGGCTGGATGCATAACCGTTGCCGAATGATTGTTGCTAGTTTCCTTACCAAAGACTTGCTAATTAATCCCCAATTGGGAGAAAAATACTTTATGCAGCGCCTGATTGATGGTGATTTATCTGCCAATAATGGGGGTTGGCAATGGAGTGCTTCTAGCGGCATGGACCCTAAACCCGTGCGAATTTTTAACCCAGCCAGTCAAACACAAAAATTTGATCCAGAGGGGGAATATATTCGGCAATGGGTGTCAGAATTACGGTCTGTAGATACAGAATATTTAGTTACTGGGAAAATTCCATCTTTAGAACGTCATGCTGTTGGCTATCCGGAACCTATTGTGGATCATAAAATACAACAACAGCAATTTAAACTGCGTTATCAACAGCAAAAAATTGTTAGTAGTGGTGACTAA
- a CDS encoding TOBE domain-containing protein, protein MPRKEQGWVTFQTSEDERKILEEFCEQSQRTKTEILRELVRSLNQHSSVPISPSIQQEKQEDIYTQKPDIESSIQKKSLKVSSRNILKGVVKRVVYGAVNSEVTLEIIHKVELTSIITRASAEELELSEGKEAYAVIKSNDIVIARE, encoded by the coding sequence ATGCCAAGAAAAGAACAAGGATGGGTTACGTTTCAAACCTCAGAGGACGAGCGAAAAATTCTAGAGGAGTTCTGCGAACAGTCTCAACGTACCAAGACTGAGATTCTGCGGGAACTCGTGCGTAGCCTGAATCAGCATTCATCAGTACCAATATCGCCCTCAATTCAGCAGGAAAAACAGGAAGATATTTATACTCAAAAGCCTGATATAGAAAGTAGTATTCAAAAGAAATCACTAAAAGTTAGCTCTCGCAATATTCTTAAAGGTGTCGTTAAACGAGTTGTTTATGGAGCAGTTAATAGTGAGGTGACTCTAGAGATTATTCATAAAGTAGAATTAACCTCGATTATCACTAGAGCTTCCGCAGAAGAGTTGGAACTATCTGAAGGCAAGGAAGCTTATGCGGTCATTAAATCTAACGATATTGTCATTGCTAGAGAATAG
- a CDS encoding beta strand repeat-containing protein: protein MANSFFNLNDLNGNNGFKINGIAAGDNSGTSVSNAGDINNDGIDDLIIGGRLASPNGNSYAGQSYVVFGETNLGSGGSLNLSDLNGTNGFKINGITAGDNSGTSVSNAGDINNDGIDDLIIGADADGASPNGNSLTGQSYVVFGGTNLGSGGTLNLSDLNGTNGFKIKGIAPYNLSGYSVSNAGDINNDGIDDLIIGAPGAGQSYVVFGGTNLGSGGTLNLSDLNGTNGFKINGIAGYDSSGRSVSNAGDINNDGIDDLIIGAYYNSAGQSYVVFGRTNLGSGGTLNLSDLNGTNGFKINGIAAGDFSGYSVSNAGDINNDGIDDLIIGATNASPNGNSLAGQSYVVFGGTNLGSGGTLNLSDLNGTNGFKINGIAPYNLSGSSVSNAGDINNDGIDDLIIGANFASLNGKDAVGQSYVVFGGTNLGSGGTLNLSDLNGTNGFIINGIAVYDNSGFSVSNAGDINNDSIDDLIIGAPYAFANGKAGAGQSYVVFGGTNIPNGNTSVNLTGTPGADNLFGSASNNIIDGLTGDDTLTGNGGQDKFFIRSGDRNDIITDFGGVGKGTNPSAEVIANFDTLQFTGSGLTAQNLQLTQNGNNLEVTFENVASTKVILQNFKLENLDNLPVFGASPAIGNIEFDGQSNIADSFDVINANSTQASIFNKNTVTFLNDLNNNIAGFDNSNDVINGQGGNDIINGLSGNDLLRGGSGDDILIGGEGNDTLVGGVGNDILIGGVGSDRFLYNTDAAFVTAVGVDAMSTTGYAYADFNSSEADKIILDKTTFSAITSTPGTGFSNISDFKITSSGATSTAKIIYDAVSGQLFYNQNGCAAGFGSGGLFATLTGAPTLSASDFVVQA from the coding sequence ATGGCTAATTCATTCTTCAATCTCAATGATCTGAATGGTAACAATGGCTTTAAAATTAACGGCATTGCAGCAGGTGACAACTCAGGCACCTCAGTCAGTAATGCGGGGGACATCAACAACGATGGCATTGACGACCTGATTATTGGGGGACGACTTGCCTCCCCCAACGGCAACTCTTATGCTGGGCAAAGCTATGTAGTGTTTGGGGAGACAAATTTGGGCAGTGGCGGCAGCCTCAACCTCTCTGATTTGAATGGCACTAATGGCTTTAAAATTAACGGCATTACAGCAGGTGACAACTCAGGCACCTCAGTCAGCAATGCGGGGGACATCAACAATGATGGCATTGACGACCTGATTATTGGGGCAGATGCAGATGGTGCCTCCCCCAACGGCAACTCTCTTACTGGGCAAAGCTATGTAGTGTTTGGGGGGACAAATCTGGGCAGTGGCGGCACTCTCAACCTCTCTGATTTGAATGGCACTAATGGGTTTAAAATTAAGGGCATTGCACCATATAACTTATCAGGCTACTCAGTCAGCAATGCGGGGGACATCAACAACGATGGCATTGACGATTTGATTATTGGGGCACCTGGTGCTGGGCAAAGCTATGTAGTGTTTGGGGGGACAAATCTGGGCAGTGGCGGCACTCTCAACCTCTCTGATTTGAATGGCACTAATGGCTTTAAAATTAACGGCATTGCAGGATATGACAGCTCAGGCCGCTCAGTCAGCAATGCGGGAGACATCAACAACGATGGCATTGACGACCTGATTATTGGGGCATATTATAATTCTGCTGGGCAAAGCTATGTAGTGTTTGGAAGGACAAATCTGGGCAGTGGCGGCACCCTCAACCTCTCTGATTTGAATGGCACTAATGGCTTTAAAATCAACGGCATTGCAGCAGGTGACTTCTCAGGCTACTCAGTCAGCAATGCAGGGGACATTAATAACGATGGCATTGACGACCTGATTATTGGGGCGACTAATGCCTCCCCCAACGGCAACTCTCTTGCTGGGCAAAGCTATGTAGTGTTTGGGGGGACAAATCTGGGCAGTGGCGGCACTCTCAACCTCTCTGATTTGAATGGCACTAATGGCTTTAAAATTAACGGCATTGCACCATATAACTTATCAGGCTCCTCAGTCAGCAATGCGGGGGACATCAACAACGATGGCATTGACGACCTGATTATTGGGGCAAATTTTGCCTCCCTCAACGGCAAAGATGCTGTTGGGCAAAGCTATGTAGTGTTTGGGGGGACAAATCTGGGCAGTGGCGGCACCCTCAACCTCTCTGATTTGAATGGCACTAATGGCTTTATAATTAACGGCATTGCAGTATATGACAACTCAGGCTTCTCAGTCAGCAATGCGGGGGACATCAACAACGATAGCATTGACGACCTGATTATTGGGGCACCTTATGCCTTTGCCAACGGCAAAGCTGGTGCTGGGCAAAGCTATGTGGTATTTGGGGGAACGAATATTCCTAATGGCAACACCTCTGTCAACCTAACTGGAACTCCTGGCGCAGATAACTTATTTGGTTCAGCAAGCAACAATATCATCGATGGGTTAACTGGTGACGATACCCTAACAGGCAACGGCGGTCAAGATAAATTTTTTATTCGCTCTGGCGATCGCAATGACATTATCACCGATTTTGGTGGCGTTGGTAAAGGTACAAATCCTTCAGCAGAAGTCATTGCAAATTTTGACACCTTGCAATTTACAGGTAGTGGTTTAACTGCCCAAAATCTGCAATTAACTCAAAATGGTAATAACTTAGAAGTTACTTTTGAAAATGTGGCTTCTACCAAAGTCATTCTGCAAAACTTCAAATTAGAAAACCTCGATAATCTTCCTGTTTTTGGAGCAAGCCCTGCGATTGGCAATATAGAGTTTGATGGGCAAAGCAACATCGCCGATAGCTTTGATGTAATTAATGCCAACTCTACTCAAGCTAGCATTTTCAACAAAAACACTGTCACCTTCCTCAATGATTTAAACAATAACATCGCAGGTTTTGACAACTCCAATGATGTGATTAATGGTCAAGGAGGTAATGACATCATTAATGGCTTGAGTGGCAATGACCTGTTGCGGGGCGGGTCAGGCGATGATATTCTCATCGGTGGAGAGGGCAATGATACTCTTGTGGGTGGTGTAGGTAATGATATTCTCATTGGTGGTGTAGGTTCTGACAGATTCCTTTACAACACCGATGCTGCTTTTGTGACTGCTGTTGGTGTAGATGCGATGTCTACGACGGGCTACGCCTACGCTGATTTCAACAGTTCCGAAGCTGATAAGATTATCCTAGATAAAACTACTTTTAGTGCTATTACTTCAACTCCAGGAACAGGTTTTAGCAATATCAGTGATTTTAAAATCACCAGTTCCGGGGCGACTAGCACAGCGAAAATTATCTACGACGCTGTGAGTGGGCAGTTGTTCTACAACCAAAATGGCTGTGCAGCTGGTTTTGGTAGCGGCGGTCTATTTGCAACTCTCACTGGTGCGCCAACTCTGAGTGCATCAGATTTTGTCGTGCAAGCATAA
- a CDS encoding ferredoxin-thioredoxin reductase variable chain, which produces MKVGDRVRVKESVVVYHHPEHRNQPFDIKGTEGEVVAIATQWRDRPVSANLPIVVQFSKKFKAHLRENELEVI; this is translated from the coding sequence ATGAAAGTTGGCGATCGCGTCCGCGTTAAAGAATCGGTAGTAGTGTATCATCATCCTGAACATCGGAATCAGCCTTTTGACATCAAAGGCACTGAAGGCGAGGTAGTAGCTATTGCCACCCAATGGCGAGACAGACCCGTAAGCGCTAATTTGCCGATTGTAGTCCAGTTTAGTAAAAAGTTTAAAGCCCATTTACGCGAAAATGAGTTAGAAGTCATCTAA
- a CDS encoding YdcF family protein: protein MFLYLSKLLPLFFYPLGLACVSLVVALVTLWKRPRTAAIAIAFALTLLLFCSNAWIAKSLVRSLEWQNLPLAQIPVAEAIVVLGGATKSAFFPRPTVDLSESGDRVIYAAQLYRQKRAPIIILSGGRIDWRGSGSSESADMATILTSIGIPSEAIIQEPESLNTYQNAVNVRKILESRGIHQVLLVTSAMHMPRSLKIFQRQGINVIPTPTDFLVSEGELQELGNTPKAAILNLLPDTDNLHQFTSALKEYIGSLVYRLRGWI from the coding sequence ATGTTTTTATATCTCTCTAAATTACTGCCACTATTTTTTTATCCACTAGGATTAGCCTGCGTGAGTTTGGTAGTAGCATTAGTCACGTTGTGGAAACGACCGCGCACTGCGGCGATCGCAATTGCTTTTGCTTTGACTTTATTGCTATTTTGTAGTAATGCTTGGATTGCTAAATCATTAGTGCGATCGCTAGAATGGCAAAATCTTCCACTCGCCCAAATACCAGTTGCAGAAGCGATTGTGGTTTTGGGTGGCGCAACCAAATCAGCTTTTTTCCCAAGACCTACCGTCGATTTGAGTGAATCAGGCGATCGCGTGATTTATGCTGCACAACTGTATCGCCAAAAAAGAGCGCCTATAATCATTCTTAGCGGCGGGCGTATCGATTGGCGTGGTAGTGGTTCCTCAGAGTCGGCAGATATGGCAACAATACTCACATCTATTGGTATTCCATCTGAGGCAATTATCCAAGAACCTGAATCTCTAAATACTTATCAAAATGCTGTAAATGTCCGCAAAATTTTGGAGTCTCGTGGCATTCATCAGGTATTATTAGTCACTTCTGCAATGCACATGCCGCGATCGCTTAAGATTTTCCAACGCCAAGGAATTAATGTTATTCCTACACCGACTGACTTTCTTGTTAGTGAGGGTGAACTGCAAGAACTCGGCAACACTCCTAAAGCCGCTATACTGAATTTATTACCTGATACCGATAACTTGCACCAATTTACCAGCGCTTTAAAAGAGTACATTGGTTCTTTAGTTTATCGTTTACGCGGTTGGATTTAA